In one Natronosalvus amylolyticus genomic region, the following are encoded:
- a CDS encoding exonuclease has product MATERRATDSHAAASVLESADFVRIVTRADGDGLAAAGLLARELSRRETPFQVTVGTTVADRTARVQGGTATDDQSVTVAIGALESTGDAGSGPASDARAGARTISLERTDRPATLETAELLGDLGSEPDLQLTLAGTTAAGIEPGAGGTEWLLERALEEDVLERRPGVAVPTTDPIDGLAHSTACLAPWSGDLDATEAALESVPTALEHPAELSVDDHRAIGSLVALDAVGHDGAVDAAGTAIGRFLRPYALPDGPFATLGGFAEVLEATAQVEPGTGIALAMGHTTREPALETWRACGQQVHDAIDSATTSRYGGLFALDCADHASTERGLPLRSIARVVAAYRSPEQAVLAVGPDSAALAVRESQPLEGRIDAIATHLGAGAQYDLGRQWCSLRFDAQTDTERVIDTVRDQL; this is encoded by the coding sequence ATGGCAACGGAGCGTCGCGCCACGGACAGTCACGCCGCCGCCTCGGTACTCGAGAGTGCCGACTTCGTCCGCATCGTCACGCGGGCGGACGGCGATGGACTGGCCGCGGCCGGCCTCCTTGCACGCGAACTATCACGTCGAGAGACGCCATTCCAGGTTACCGTTGGGACGACAGTTGCCGACCGCACGGCACGCGTACAGGGCGGTACCGCTACGGACGACCAGTCAGTCACGGTCGCTATCGGTGCGCTCGAGTCGACTGGAGACGCGGGATCCGGTCCCGCTTCGGACGCTCGCGCCGGCGCCCGAACGATCTCACTCGAGCGAACGGACCGCCCGGCAACCCTCGAGACCGCCGAACTGCTCGGCGATCTCGGCAGCGAACCGGACCTGCAACTCACCCTTGCAGGAACGACTGCTGCCGGTATCGAACCGGGTGCCGGTGGAACCGAGTGGCTGCTCGAGCGCGCGCTCGAAGAAGACGTTCTCGAACGCCGACCCGGTGTTGCAGTACCGACGACCGATCCGATCGACGGCCTCGCCCATTCGACGGCGTGTCTGGCACCGTGGTCCGGCGATCTCGACGCGACGGAAGCGGCACTCGAGAGCGTTCCGACCGCGCTCGAGCACCCGGCCGAACTCTCGGTCGACGACCACCGGGCAATCGGCTCGCTGGTCGCGCTGGACGCCGTCGGTCACGACGGAGCCGTCGACGCCGCTGGAACTGCCATCGGCCGATTCCTCCGACCATACGCACTACCCGACGGACCGTTCGCGACCCTCGGTGGGTTTGCGGAGGTCCTCGAGGCCACTGCGCAGGTCGAACCGGGAACGGGCATTGCCCTCGCGATGGGACACACCACTCGAGAACCGGCGCTGGAAACCTGGCGTGCGTGTGGCCAGCAGGTCCACGACGCCATCGATTCGGCGACGACCAGCCGCTACGGCGGCCTGTTCGCTCTCGATTGTGCGGACCACGCCAGCACCGAGCGAGGCCTACCGCTTCGCTCGATTGCGCGAGTCGTCGCTGCCTACCGATCGCCCGAGCAGGCGGTTCTCGCCGTCGGTCCCGACAGCGCGGCCCTCGCCGTCCGCGAGTCGCAACCGCTCGAGGGAAGGATCGACGCGATTGCAACTCACCTCGGGGCTGGAGCCCAGTACGACCTCGGTCGACAGTGGTGTTCGCTCCGATTCGACGCGCAGACAGATACCGAACGCGTTATCGACACCGTGAGGGACCAGCTATGA
- a CDS encoding 30S ribosomal protein S15 has product MARMHTRRRGSSGSDKPAADEPPEWSDVDTDKIESRVVELAEQGYDPSQIGLKLRDEGVTGTPVPDIKLATGKKVTEILEEHDAKADVPEDLRNLMERAIRLRRHAERHPQDFQNKRSLQNTESKVRRLVTYYRGDEIDPDFTYSYDAAVDLLEE; this is encoded by the coding sequence ATGGCACGAATGCACACCCGCCGCCGCGGATCGTCCGGTTCGGACAAACCGGCGGCAGACGAACCCCCGGAGTGGAGCGACGTCGACACAGACAAAATCGAGTCACGAGTCGTCGAACTGGCAGAACAGGGCTACGACCCGAGCCAGATCGGCCTCAAACTTCGTGACGAAGGCGTCACCGGTACGCCAGTCCCTGACATCAAACTGGCCACTGGCAAGAAAGTGACCGAGATTCTCGAGGAACACGACGCGAAAGCCGATGTTCCCGAGGACCTCCGAAACCTGATGGAGCGAGCGATTCGACTCCGCCGACACGCCGAGCGTCACCCACAGGACTTCCAGAACAAGCGGTCGCTGCAGAACACGGAGTCGAAAGTCCGTCGCCTCGTCACCTACTATCGCGGTGACGAGATCGACCCCGACTTCACCTACTCCTACGACGCCGCCGTTGACCTCCTGGAGGAATAG
- a CDS encoding ABC transporter ATP-binding protein, which translates to MNAGEDTDGGPLESVVDAQGLEKTYGETVALSSVALSVDRGSVFGLLGPNGAGKTTLVRALTGTTELDSGSVRILGSEPRTVDRNRISVLPQAFSPPDRLTARELLTYYASLYDEARDPERVLADVGLADDGETWYENLSGGQQRRVCVGAAIINDPDLLFLDEPTTGIDPAGRRTVWGLLEGLAERGTTIILTTHDMAEAEHLADRVGLLADGRLVATGTPSALIAEHGGSSRLTIDLEAETEGGHSATASRVDDPVSEPPSLERAREAVADLEYTTTREKGALVIHDLPPARIGAVVDALDDAKVAYNGLSWAEPDLEDVYLAVAGDTERRATTHSATLEGGPSTAGDVR; encoded by the coding sequence ATGAACGCTGGCGAGGACACTGATGGTGGGCCACTCGAGTCCGTCGTCGACGCCCAAGGACTCGAGAAGACCTACGGCGAGACCGTTGCGCTCTCGAGTGTCGCGCTGTCAGTCGACCGGGGGAGCGTGTTCGGGTTGTTGGGCCCGAACGGGGCCGGGAAGACCACACTCGTCCGTGCCCTGACGGGGACGACCGAGCTCGATAGCGGCTCGGTTCGCATTCTCGGCAGCGAACCACGTACCGTCGACCGGAACCGGATTAGCGTCCTCCCGCAGGCGTTTTCGCCCCCCGATAGGCTCACCGCTCGCGAGCTACTGACCTACTATGCGAGCCTCTACGACGAGGCTCGCGACCCGGAGCGCGTCCTCGCTGACGTCGGTCTTGCCGACGACGGCGAGACGTGGTACGAAAATCTCTCGGGTGGGCAACAGCGTCGCGTGTGTGTCGGTGCCGCAATCATCAACGACCCCGACTTGCTCTTTCTGGACGAGCCAACGACAGGTATCGACCCCGCGGGTCGCCGTACCGTCTGGGGCCTGCTCGAGGGGCTCGCTGAGCGCGGGACGACGATCATCCTGACGACCCACGATATGGCCGAAGCCGAACACCTCGCAGACCGCGTTGGACTGCTCGCCGACGGTCGACTCGTCGCCACCGGTACCCCATCGGCACTCATCGCCGAACACGGCGGATCGAGTCGACTGACGATCGACCTCGAGGCAGAGACCGAAGGCGGACACTCCGCGACTGCGAGTCGTGTGGACGACCCGGTTTCGGAGCCCCCTTCCCTCGAGCGAGCCAGAGAGGCGGTTGCCGACCTCGAGTATACGACGACTCGCGAGAAGGGAGCACTCGTGATACACGACCTTCCACCTGCACGCATCGGTGCTGTCGTCGACGCGCTCGATGACGCCAAGGTCGCGTACAACGGGCTCTCGTGGGCGGAACCCGACCTCGAGGACGTCTATCTCGCTGTGGCTGGAGACACCGAACGGCGCGCAACGACTCACTCAGCGACTCTCGAAGGGGGGCCGTCGACAGCGGGTGATGTCCGATGA
- a CDS encoding aldehyde dehydrogenase family protein: MTDQPADGTYGHYIDGEWTDGSGDTTFESENPATGESLATFERGTEDDIDVALAAADEAFEEWRELSYIDRAEYLWDIYHELRERTEELAEVVTKECGKEISEGRADVIEAYHMVEWAAGNARHPHGDVVPSEVGAKDAYMRRKPRGVIGCITPWNFPVAIPFWHMAIALVEGNTVVWKPAEQTPWCGQIIAEMMDDAGVPDGVFNMVQGFGDAGASIVDDSRVDTVLFTGSAEVGHEIAGKVGGEPGKLAACEMGGKNGIVITENADLDIAVHSAVMSSFKTTGQRCVSSERLIVHEDVYDEFKERYVELAESVAVGDPLDENTFMGPAIEPGHVEKIHKHNELAKKEGAEVLVDRAELEANEIPDGHEDGHWVGPFVYEIEYDTDLRCIKEECFGPHVALMQYSGDIEDAVEIHNDTPYGLAGAIISEDYRQINYFRDHAELGLAYANLPCIGAEVQLPFGGVKKSGNGYPSAREAIEAVTERTAWTLNNSKEIEMAQGLSADIKTQDD, translated from the coding sequence ATGACCGATCAGCCAGCAGACGGCACGTACGGACACTACATCGACGGTGAGTGGACCGACGGCAGCGGCGACACGACGTTCGAGAGCGAGAACCCGGCGACCGGCGAGTCACTGGCGACCTTCGAGCGCGGCACTGAAGACGACATCGACGTCGCACTCGCCGCGGCCGACGAGGCCTTCGAGGAATGGCGCGAACTCTCGTACATCGACCGCGCGGAGTACCTCTGGGACATCTACCACGAACTGCGTGAACGAACCGAGGAACTCGCCGAGGTCGTTACCAAAGAGTGCGGAAAAGAGATCAGCGAAGGCCGCGCCGACGTCATCGAAGCCTACCACATGGTCGAGTGGGCCGCCGGCAACGCTCGCCATCCACACGGCGACGTCGTCCCCTCCGAAGTCGGGGCCAAAGACGCCTACATGCGCCGCAAACCACGCGGCGTCATCGGCTGTATCACGCCCTGGAACTTCCCGGTCGCCATCCCGTTCTGGCACATGGCGATTGCACTCGTCGAAGGGAACACGGTCGTCTGGAAACCCGCCGAACAGACGCCTTGGTGTGGACAGATCATCGCCGAAATGATGGACGATGCTGGCGTTCCCGACGGCGTGTTCAACATGGTCCAGGGCTTCGGCGACGCTGGCGCATCCATCGTCGACGATTCGCGCGTCGACACCGTGCTCTTCACTGGTTCGGCAGAAGTCGGCCACGAGATCGCTGGCAAGGTTGGTGGCGAACCCGGCAAACTCGCGGCCTGTGAGATGGGCGGCAAAAACGGCATCGTCATCACCGAAAACGCCGACCTCGACATCGCCGTTCACTCGGCCGTCATGTCGAGTTTCAAAACCACCGGCCAGCGCTGTGTCTCGAGCGAGCGCCTGATCGTCCACGAAGACGTCTACGACGAGTTCAAAGAACGCTACGTCGAACTCGCCGAGTCGGTCGCCGTGGGCGATCCCCTCGACGAAAACACGTTCATGGGGCCGGCTATCGAACCGGGCCACGTCGAAAAAATCCACAAGCACAACGAACTCGCGAAAAAGGAAGGTGCCGAGGTGCTGGTCGACCGCGCCGAACTCGAGGCGAACGAGATTCCGGACGGCCACGAGGATGGCCACTGGGTCGGACCGTTCGTCTACGAGATCGAGTACGACACCGACCTGCGCTGTATCAAAGAGGAGTGTTTCGGCCCGCACGTCGCCCTCATGCAGTACTCGGGTGACATCGAAGATGCCGTCGAGATTCACAACGACACGCCCTACGGACTCGCCGGTGCGATCATCTCCGAAGACTACCGCCAGATCAACTACTTCCGCGACCACGCAGAACTCGGGCTGGCATACGCCAACCTGCCGTGTATCGGTGCCGAAGTTCAGTTGCCCTTCGGTGGCGTGAAAAAGTCCGGCAACGGGTATCCAAGTGCCCGCGAGGCTATCGAAGCCGTCACCGAGCGTACTGCCTGGACGCTCAACAACTCCAAAGAGATCGAGATGGCACAGGGCCTCTCAGCCGACATCAAGACCCAGGACGACTAG
- a CDS encoding 30S ribosomal protein S3ae, which translates to MSERSVSRAKQEKRWYTVFAPEQFDREELGETPADEPEQVYDRTIETTLGELTNNASENNTKLTFQVNDVGSDAAYTEFKEHSLSRDYLRSLVRRGASKIEAYVTVLTTDDYRVQIQPVAFTTKKADASQEKAIRKQMVEMVEDAAAERTFEEVIDGIVEGRLSSAIYGECKTIYPLRRVEIQKTTLEAHPEEVAEEEATSVSVDEDDVAVDN; encoded by the coding sequence ATGAGTGAACGATCAGTTTCACGCGCGAAACAGGAAAAGCGGTGGTACACCGTCTTCGCCCCGGAGCAGTTCGACCGGGAAGAACTCGGCGAGACCCCCGCTGACGAACCGGAACAGGTCTACGACCGAACCATCGAAACGACGCTTGGCGAACTGACGAACAACGCCAGCGAGAACAACACGAAACTCACCTTCCAGGTGAACGATGTCGGCAGCGACGCCGCCTACACGGAGTTCAAAGAACACTCGCTCTCGCGAGATTACCTCCGCTCGCTGGTCCGTCGCGGTGCCTCGAAAATCGAGGCCTACGTCACCGTCCTGACAACGGACGACTACCGCGTCCAGATTCAGCCGGTTGCCTTCACGACCAAGAAAGCCGACGCCAGCCAGGAGAAAGCCATCCGCAAGCAGATGGTCGAAATGGTCGAGGACGCCGCCGCCGAACGAACCTTCGAAGAAGTCATCGACGGCATCGTCGAAGGCCGACTCTCCTCGGCAATCTACGGCGAGTGCAAGACGATTTACCCGCTCCGCCGCGTCGAGATCCAGAAGACTACCCTCGAGGCCCACCCCGAGGAAGTCGCCGAAGAGGAAGCGACGTCCGTCAGTGTCGACGAAGACGACGTCGCCGTCGACAACTAA
- a CDS encoding acyl-CoA dehydrogenase family protein: MDFDLPDEHRMTRDSVRAFCDEEIEPIAQEIEEEHRFPEDVFDQLADLDMMGVPISEEYGGLGGDTLLYAVVAEELGRVSGSVALSYVAHTSLASKPLELFGTHEQKDRWLRPLAEGEYLGGWALTEPGSGSDASDMNTTAVKDGDEWVLNGTKQFITNANVAGSVLIKAVTDPGAGYGGISTFIVDPNEDDGFEVTNVWDKMGLNASPTCELSLSDVRLPEDRLLGEEGEGWNQTKKTLDGGRISIAAISTGLAQGAYEHAHRYSKDREQFGKPICKFDAIRDKLVDMHRKTERARLLTHKAARRYDNGQSVTKESALAKLDASEAARKVAEDAVQVLGGYGYTTDFAPQRFYRDAKLMEIGEGTSEIQHLVIGRELGL, encoded by the coding sequence ATGGATTTCGATCTGCCCGACGAACATCGGATGACCCGAGACTCTGTCAGGGCTTTTTGTGACGAGGAAATCGAGCCGATAGCACAGGAAATCGAAGAAGAACATCGGTTTCCCGAAGACGTCTTCGACCAGTTAGCGGATCTGGACATGATGGGCGTCCCCATCTCCGAGGAGTATGGGGGACTGGGCGGTGATACCCTGCTGTACGCCGTGGTCGCCGAGGAGCTCGGGCGAGTGTCGGGATCAGTGGCGCTCTCGTACGTCGCTCACACCTCCCTCGCCTCCAAACCGCTCGAGTTGTTCGGAACCCACGAGCAGAAAGATCGCTGGCTCCGTCCGTTGGCCGAAGGCGAGTATCTCGGTGGCTGGGCGCTCACCGAACCCGGCAGTGGCTCGGACGCCTCCGATATGAACACCACGGCGGTCAAAGACGGCGACGAGTGGGTACTCAACGGCACGAAGCAGTTCATTACGAACGCGAACGTCGCAGGTTCGGTCCTGATCAAGGCCGTTACCGACCCCGGTGCGGGCTACGGCGGGATTTCGACGTTCATCGTCGACCCCAACGAGGATGACGGGTTCGAAGTGACGAACGTCTGGGATAAAATGGGACTCAACGCCTCGCCGACGTGTGAGCTGTCGCTCTCCGACGTCAGGCTGCCCGAAGACCGCCTCCTCGGCGAGGAAGGCGAGGGCTGGAACCAGACGAAAAAGACCCTCGACGGCGGCCGGATTTCCATCGCCGCTATCTCGACCGGACTCGCCCAGGGTGCGTACGAACACGCCCACCGCTACAGCAAAGACCGCGAACAGTTCGGGAAACCGATCTGCAAGTTCGACGCCATCCGGGACAAACTCGTCGACATGCACCGAAAAACCGAGCGTGCCCGTTTGCTCACCCACAAAGCCGCCCGCCGTTACGACAACGGTCAGTCGGTCACCAAGGAGTCGGCGCTGGCCAAACTCGACGCCAGCGAGGCCGCACGAAAAGTCGCAGAAGACGCCGTTCAGGTGCTCGGCGGCTACGGCTACACGACGGACTTCGCCCCGCAGCGGTTCTACCGTGACGCCAAACTCATGGAAATCGGTGAAGGGACGAGCGAAATCCAGCACCTCGTCATCGGTCGTGAACTCGGTCTGTAA
- a CDS encoding RIO1 family regulatory kinase/ATPase: MDIRQLARGTVEWSRIERVIRTLADRYDCDTVRVEFLEADNWLSTPCVIDDEYFVKIVSRQNALVHGLLTTGRNVGAFSSGAEGFFDRFETPLQMVEHEFEATQKMRAVGLNAPRPIDAFEVNGLGVLVLEYLPDFRTLEEVSDETLSDYATDLFSMLATLHDHGLAHGDLRAENVLFCNDELYFIDATSVDDSRVEETTAYDLACALAILEPRIGARTAVAAAATVYDGETLLTARSFLDFIRVRPDHEFDSTQLRSEVEKVADIGHN, encoded by the coding sequence ATGGACATCCGCCAGCTCGCTCGAGGCACGGTCGAATGGAGTCGAATCGAGCGTGTTATCCGGACGCTGGCGGACCGATACGACTGCGATACCGTCCGCGTGGAGTTTCTCGAGGCGGATAACTGGCTTTCTACCCCCTGTGTCATCGACGACGAGTACTTCGTCAAAATCGTCTCCAGACAGAACGCGCTCGTCCACGGCCTGCTGACCACCGGTCGAAACGTTGGCGCGTTTTCCTCCGGAGCGGAAGGATTCTTCGACCGGTTTGAGACGCCACTGCAGATGGTCGAACACGAGTTCGAAGCAACCCAGAAGATGCGAGCCGTCGGACTGAACGCCCCCAGACCGATCGACGCGTTCGAAGTCAACGGTCTCGGTGTACTCGTGCTGGAATACCTGCCGGACTTTCGAACCCTCGAAGAAGTCTCAGACGAGACGCTCAGCGACTACGCGACAGACCTGTTCTCGATGCTGGCGACGCTGCACGACCACGGGCTGGCACACGGTGACCTGCGAGCGGAGAACGTCCTGTTCTGTAATGACGAGTTGTATTTCATCGACGCAACGAGTGTCGACGATTCACGGGTCGAAGAGACCACAGCGTACGACCTCGCGTGTGCACTGGCGATCCTCGAGCCTCGTATCGGTGCCCGAACTGCAGTAGCTGCTGCGGCCACGGTGTACGATGGGGAAACGCTGTTGACGGCGCGTTCGTTTCTCGACTTTATCAGGGTACGGCCCGACCACGAGTTCGACTCCACCCAGCTCAGGAGCGAAGTTGAAAAGGTGGCGGATATTGGCCATAATTGA
- a CDS encoding DUF7544 domain-containing protein: MYAIDDLSDAIDVTRNFLTPVDIWMWLKLAIILLFVGGLTFGGPTAPTGDPTGFDTGTTTEGDVDSLEEFQAEWEAETGEEFPVDDLIAAIVVLAAILIGIWLVFAFIGAIFEFVFVESLRSSAVHVRRYANRNFGRGVRLFGFRIGLLLILSLIVGGPILWAISSADGVSATLAVLGVAYVGLVFISVLAYVLISRFTTVFVTQIMLGEERGVLSAWNRFLPTLRSNLVEYAVYVVLVWVLQFVVSIGYGFLVAIVLVVLAIPFVILAVLAAMAGGTVGLVLAGAIAAVGLLCGLLVVMLIRVPIDSYFRYYGFLILGDTNPDLDLIPKQRAAVRSDGGEPDAGDDGDTEWDDNGADSGWNNSSWDDDGDGSEWDDDSTRDDDNDRGGW, translated from the coding sequence ATGTACGCAATCGACGACCTGAGCGACGCTATCGATGTCACTCGCAATTTTCTGACTCCGGTCGACATCTGGATGTGGCTCAAACTGGCGATCATCCTCCTCTTCGTCGGGGGTCTCACTTTCGGTGGCCCGACGGCACCGACTGGTGACCCGACGGGATTCGATACGGGGACGACGACGGAGGGAGACGTCGACAGTCTCGAGGAGTTCCAGGCCGAGTGGGAAGCGGAGACGGGCGAGGAGTTCCCGGTCGATGACCTCATCGCTGCGATTGTCGTGCTGGCAGCCATTCTCATCGGCATCTGGCTCGTATTTGCATTTATTGGTGCGATTTTCGAGTTCGTCTTCGTCGAATCGCTCCGTTCCTCGGCGGTCCACGTCCGTCGGTACGCGAACCGTAACTTCGGGCGGGGCGTTCGCCTCTTTGGCTTCCGAATAGGCTTGCTTCTGATTCTTTCGCTCATCGTGGGCGGTCCTATACTGTGGGCGATTTCGTCAGCCGACGGTGTGAGCGCGACGCTGGCGGTTCTCGGTGTTGCCTACGTCGGACTCGTCTTCATTTCGGTCCTCGCATACGTCCTCATCAGTCGCTTTACGACCGTATTCGTCACCCAGATTATGTTGGGTGAAGAACGCGGCGTCTTGAGCGCCTGGAACCGATTCTTGCCGACGCTGCGATCGAATCTCGTCGAGTACGCGGTGTACGTCGTTCTCGTCTGGGTGCTGCAGTTCGTCGTCTCCATCGGCTACGGCTTTCTCGTTGCCATCGTCCTCGTCGTACTGGCGATACCGTTCGTTATTTTGGCTGTCCTCGCTGCGATGGCCGGTGGCACAGTCGGTCTGGTGCTTGCCGGTGCCATAGCGGCCGTCGGATTGCTGTGTGGTCTTCTGGTTGTCATGCTGATCCGCGTTCCCATTGACTCGTACTTCCGGTACTACGGATTCCTCATCCTTGGGGACACGAACCCGGACCTCGACCTCATCCCGAAACAGCGTGCGGCCGTTCGCAGCGACGGCGGCGAACCGGACGCTGGCGATGACGGGGACACGGAGTGGGACGACAATGGGGCCGATTCCGGATGGAACAACTCGAGCTGGGACGACGATGGCGACGGTTCCGAGTGGGACGACGATTCGACTCGAGACGACGACAACGATCGAGGCGGATGGTAA
- a CDS encoding KEOPS complex subunit Pcc1, translated as MTPPLRRATIRTAFPDAESASVVAAALSPDNTEEMSTRVEPSSTGDDSDAAVVTTIERETTGGLQATVDDYVVNLDVAHTVAQHGRTTARPGVSNSAAAEKDTLESAPDSSSNEVSRSTSTSDSRSDTQHYE; from the coding sequence ATGACACCGCCACTTCGCCGTGCGACAATCCGGACTGCGTTCCCCGACGCGGAGTCCGCATCGGTCGTCGCCGCGGCGTTGTCCCCCGATAACACCGAGGAGATGTCGACGCGTGTCGAGCCCTCGAGTACGGGAGACGACAGTGATGCGGCCGTCGTCACCACCATCGAACGCGAAACCACCGGTGGCCTGCAGGCGACCGTCGACGACTACGTCGTCAACCTCGACGTGGCACACACCGTTGCACAGCACGGACGAACGACAGCGAGACCGGGCGTGTCGAACTCGGCTGCGGCCGAAAAGGACACGCTCGAGTCAGCCCCGGATTCGTCGTCGAACGAGGTGTCTCGTTCGACCTCGACATCCGACAGCAGATCAGATACACAACACTATGAGTGA
- a CDS encoding ABC transporter permease, giving the protein MSRFGRIRGQVNADWRSFVRRRTAVFFTFFFPVILIVIFGALVRTDPTGGGLFAEQPAFYVPAYLAVVVLFTPFSRLGSEVARHREGNRFEKLATTPLSRREWLLAQTLVNALIIGLASVLILALVVALTGAEIVYHPIVVAYIFVGVVCFCGIGAMLGSYADSQDGAIAASNALGLPLLFLSETFVSLEQLPGWFEPLVNLSPLTYFARGVRAATYPEATTGTTGVAGFDPIVANLVVLALLGVVTFLLGARSIPRTD; this is encoded by the coding sequence ATGAGTCGATTTGGACGCATTCGAGGACAGGTGAACGCGGATTGGCGGTCGTTCGTCCGACGGCGCACGGCCGTCTTCTTCACGTTCTTTTTCCCCGTTATCCTGATCGTCATCTTCGGCGCGCTGGTTCGGACGGACCCAACCGGCGGCGGGCTGTTCGCCGAACAACCGGCGTTTTACGTGCCGGCGTATCTCGCCGTCGTCGTGCTGTTCACCCCCTTCTCACGCCTGGGAAGTGAAGTTGCACGACACCGCGAAGGGAACCGGTTCGAAAAGCTGGCGACGACGCCGCTCTCTCGTCGGGAGTGGCTGCTCGCCCAGACGCTGGTCAACGCGCTCATCATCGGCCTCGCGAGCGTGTTGATTCTCGCCCTGGTCGTGGCACTGACGGGGGCGGAAATCGTGTATCATCCAATCGTCGTCGCCTACATCTTCGTCGGCGTGGTCTGTTTCTGTGGCATCGGCGCGATGCTCGGGAGCTACGCAGATTCACAGGACGGGGCAATCGCCGCGAGTAACGCGCTCGGCCTGCCGCTGCTCTTTCTGTCGGAAACGTTCGTCTCGCTCGAGCAACTGCCCGGCTGGTTCGAGCCCCTGGTGAACCTCTCGCCGTTGACGTACTTCGCTCGAGGCGTCAGGGCAGCGACGTATCCGGAGGCGACGACCGGCACTACTGGTGTCGCTGGATTCGACCCCATCGTGGCGAATCTCGTGGTCCTCGCGCTGCTCGGAGTCGTGACGTTTCTGCTCGGCGCGCGGTCGATACCGCGAACAGATTAA
- a CDS encoding erythromycin esterase family protein, which translates to MTNDTPTNESTTTDHAGTCELVAQLEQSSVELATADPTANHADLAPVGDALADARIIGLGEGTHGTREFFQLKHRILRFLVEEQGLRLFTIEANLPETMALDNYVVHGEGDALEALAGTYFWVWRTEAVLALVEWLREFNAGRPLDDRVRFYGIDAQYTTGAVEHLDKFLASADPDLQEELQADFAATNDEGNTNDQYMSDHNPEATERLLDRLGTAFEERREAFLTATSERETVMARRCLHVIEQARQRRIARETDGIQASMVVRDEAMAENLSWVLEYEATDRTVLWAHDSHICRTVNFGARVEPAPSLGSHLAERYCDDYFALGFDFLSGSFSAIGIDLTPESELSTWSLDGPPADSITRVFAATGCDLAFLDFDTASENSLLDEWLAEPRAKRKLGAVYYGPDGPSENERDGQAAHNAVRVLPEAFDGLLFVRETMPSRVLEDPEH; encoded by the coding sequence ATGACGAACGATACACCGACGAACGAATCGACTACGACCGACCACGCCGGGACCTGCGAACTCGTTGCACAACTCGAGCAAAGTAGTGTCGAACTTGCGACGGCTGACCCGACTGCCAACCACGCCGACCTCGCTCCGGTAGGCGACGCGCTCGCTGACGCCCGCATTATCGGCCTCGGTGAGGGGACCCACGGAACAAGAGAGTTCTTCCAGCTCAAACACCGCATACTCAGGTTTCTCGTTGAAGAGCAGGGCTTGCGACTGTTCACAATAGAGGCGAATCTGCCCGAGACGATGGCGCTCGACAACTACGTCGTCCACGGCGAAGGCGACGCACTCGAAGCACTCGCCGGGACGTACTTCTGGGTTTGGCGGACCGAAGCCGTGCTCGCGCTCGTGGAGTGGCTCCGCGAGTTTAACGCTGGTCGACCGCTCGACGACCGAGTTCGGTTCTACGGTATCGATGCTCAATATACGACTGGAGCGGTGGAGCACCTCGACAAGTTCCTCGCCAGCGCCGACCCAGATCTCCAAGAGGAACTACAGGCGGACTTCGCCGCGACGAACGACGAGGGTAACACCAACGATCAGTACATGAGTGACCACAACCCCGAGGCGACCGAGCGACTGCTCGATCGACTCGGAACTGCGTTTGAGGAACGTAGAGAGGCCTTCCTAACGGCGACGAGCGAACGGGAGACCGTGATGGCTCGGCGCTGTCTCCACGTCATCGAGCAGGCACGGCAGCGCCGCATCGCCCGAGAGACAGATGGGATACAGGCCTCGATGGTTGTCCGAGACGAGGCGATGGCGGAGAACCTCTCGTGGGTGCTGGAGTACGAGGCCACCGACCGCACCGTGCTTTGGGCGCACGACAGCCACATCTGCCGGACGGTAAACTTCGGTGCGCGAGTGGAGCCCGCCCCGTCGCTGGGGAGCCATCTCGCTGAACGCTACTGTGACGACTACTTCGCGCTCGGATTCGACTTCCTCAGTGGATCGTTCAGCGCGATTGGCATCGATTTGACCCCTGAAAGCGAACTCAGCACGTGGTCGCTTGACGGGCCGCCAGCGGACTCCATCACTCGCGTGTTCGCCGCGACCGGGTGCGACCTCGCGTTCCTCGACTTCGACACCGCCAGCGAGAACAGCCTACTCGATGAGTGGCTTGCCGAACCGAGGGCAAAGCGGAAGCTTGGAGCCGTCTACTACGGCCCCGACGGTCCCTCAGAAAACGAGAGAGATGGACAGGCAGCCCACAACGCAGTTAGGGTCCTTCCCGAGGCGTTCGACGGATTACTGTTCGTCCGGGAGACGATGCCGTCACGGGTGCTTGAGGACCCGGAGCACTGA